Proteins co-encoded in one Arachis hypogaea cultivar Tifrunner chromosome 11, arahy.Tifrunner.gnm2.J5K5, whole genome shotgun sequence genomic window:
- the LOC112722360 gene encoding uncharacterized protein has protein sequence MLSTNHHTPQPLGLSSPHQPSSLPPNHLHLHLHRRHLLTTISLTFTTPLLPVLDPPATARGLFQMPPPRLTNRYFLVRAGESEFESMGVINTNPVAKTSVDSGLSERGKKQAVRAALDLKEMGACDKSCWIWPAITQRAYQTAEIIASLNAVTRSFIVPEYSFLDARGLGAYEGKNLESVSEIYASDSVSPTNKPPPVDDGTPNESVADVFVRVTQLMSILETQYSGDTVVIVSPDSDNLTILQAGLIGLDLRRHRDLSFAPGEVRYVDTNDIPTYKQPASAVYKCFNPPNCN, from the exons ATGCTCTCAACAAACCACCACACCCCTCAACCCCTCGGCCTCTCATCCCCACACCAACCCTCCTCTCTTCCTCCCAACCACCTCCACCTTCACCTCCATCGCCGCCACCTTCTCACCACCATCTCCCTCACTTTCACAACCCCGCTGCTGCCCGTTCTAGACCCGCCAGCCACTGCGCGTGGCCTCTTCCAGATGCCCCCTCCTCGCCTCACCAACCG GTATTTTCTGGTGAGGGCAGGGGAGTCTGAGTTCGAGAGCATGGGAGTGATCAACACGAATCCGGTGGCGAAGACCTCCGTGGACAGCGGCTTATCGGAGAGAGGGAAGAAGCAGGCAGTAAGAGCAGCTTTGGACTTGAAAGAAATGGGAGCTTGTGACAAGAGCTGTTGGATATGGCCAGCTATAACTCAGAGAGCGTACCAGACTGCTGAGATCATTGCTTCTCTCAATGCCGTTACTCGCAG TTTCATAGTCCCAGAGTACAGCTTTCTGGATGCTCGTGGATTAGGTGCCTATGAAGGAAAAAACCTGGAATCCGTTTCAGAA ATATATGCATCGGATAGTGTATCACCAACCAACAAACCTCCTCCAGTTGATGACGGAACACCAAATGAGAGTGTTGCAGATGTCTTTGTTCGTGTAACACAACTCATGTCAATTCTTGAAACTCAGTACTCTGGGGACACAGTTGTCATAGTCTCGCCGGATTCGGACAACTTGACAATCCTTCAGGCTGGATTGATAGGACTTGATCTTAGAAG GCACAGGGATTTGTCTTTTGCACCTGGCGAAGTCCGATACGTCGACACAAACGACATTCCTACTTACAAGCAGCCTGCATCTGCTGTATATAAATGTTTCAACCCACCAAATTGTAACTAG